The DNA sequence GTCATCGCGTCGTAGCGCGCAATGAATTTGTCGTTCGCCCGCCGTAGCGCAAGCTCAGGATCGACGTCTAAAAAGCGTGCCAAGTTAGCTGCGGCAAACAACAAGTCCCCTACTTCTAACTCTACCTCTTCTGGACTAGCTGTCAAACATTCTACGAGCTCTTCGCGCACTTTCTCCGCGACGGGGCGAATGTCGTTCCAGTCGAATCCGGTTTCGGCGGCCCGCTTTTGCAACGTTTCCGCCCGCGTGAGCGTCGGCAGTTCCCGCGGCAAGGAAACAGCAATACTACGCATCCCTTTGCTTTCTCTCTCTGTAGGGGTTCTACCGGGCCCAGCTGCTTCAGCGAAAGATCGCCCCTCTGTTTTCGTACGCTTTTCGCCTCGCTGTAGAGCTTCCATCTCTTTTTCCGCCTGCTTAATCACTTGCCAATTACGACGGACGTCAGCCACGTCAGCGGCGGACTCCCCTGCGAAGACGTGTGGATGACGGCGAATCATTTTCGCACTAATTGAGGCAACAACGTCATCGATCGCAAAGGTCTCCGCTTCGGCGGCAATTTGTGCGTGTAAGACGACCTGTAACAAGACGTCGCCGAGCTCGTCACACATTTTGTCCGCATCGCCTTCATGCACCGCCTCGAGAAATTCCGCCGTTTCCTCAAGTAAGTATTTGCGTAAGCTTTCGTGGGTTTGCTGCTGGTCCCACGGACATCCGTCCGGCCCACGCAACACGCTAATTATACGCACGAGGTCGCGGAAATCCCGCTCTATGTACACGTCGTCCGGCACGGGGGGAACAGCGACAACGCTGAGCGAACTGACGGGGAAGCCGTGATCGAGTTCGTACAGCGGCACGCGCTTAATGTGCTCTTGGCCGGCGATCCCGAGATTGTGGGCGACGATTACTGCTGTGTTGTCGGGGTACCGTTCCATTAACGTCAACTTCACGTCCGAGGCGGTTAACTGATCGTACACTTGGGCAATGACAGTAAAAAGGCGCGGATTGCACGCGTCTGCGGTAAGTGTCAGCGCATCTAGCAGTTGGAACCCGTCGATCGGGTCGACGTTAAGACGCGTGAAAATCGCCTCCAAAAAGCTGCGGCCCCCTTTTACCTCAACGGGGATCCCCGCGGTCTCCCCGCGTGCAATAAGCATCTGTGTCGTCTGTTCCGCTACCATCGGGTGTCCGGGGACGGCGTACACGATCTCGTCCACCTCTGCTGCAGCGAACAAACGCGCGACAATTTCCTCGTACACGTCGGCAAATTGCGCGTGCTGTTCATATGCGTCGTCGAACGCGGTAAAACGCAACCCTTCCCGCTCTAAGTACGCCACGACTGGATGCCGCGCCGTGCGCAAAAAGATGTGGGTTGCCTGTTGCAACGTCCGCCACACCTCTAGCGTCAAGTCACTTTCGTCGCCACTGCCGAGCCCGACAATTGTCAGCGAACCTTTCTCCCTCACCTGTATGACCTCCTGAAATTTCGCGATATGTGCCAGCGGCTGGATCCCCGTGACCTTACCTAAACAAACGAGAGTCCCCGAACGTCAGTTACATTCATCAAATAACTTCCGTCCATTACGAGACGCCCTTACTTCAATAACCGCAACCTCTCCAGTAGCGGAATCGCCCGGCGACCGAGTGACGGCACTGACTGTAAATCTTCGCGGCTAATCGCCCCTGAGCGGAACAAGGCGAGCGCGTACACAACAGCTCCGACGACGAGTGCCACGCACACGGTGCCGAGCATCGCGATCCTCTCGGAACTAATGAAACCGAGGAATAAAGCGCGCGACGCACGCATCGATGTGTACACCGCCACCGCCATTAGCGCCACCGGCAACAACGGCTTTATATAATCGCGCCACGCAATGCGCAAATGGACGTGTTTCACCAAAGACACGTAGTTTAAAAACGCGGCGAACGCATAAGCGATAACCGTGGCAATCGCCGCCCCCGTAATGCCGAGCGGCCCGATGAGCAGAAGGTTGAGAAGTACTTTCACTCCGACCCCGAGGAGCAAGTTGCGCGCTGGCAGTAATACGAGCCCTACCCCCTGCAAAATGCCAGCCGATGTCATATTCAACGTCGAAAATACGGTGGCAAAGGCGAGCACGGCGAGCGTCCCCGAACCGCTGTCGTTCGTATAAATCATAATGTTCGTCGGCACGATAATGACCGCTAAACCGACCGAAGCGGGCAACCCGAACATGTACGTGAGCCGCAAGGCTAAGTCAGAGCGGTGCTGCACGAGATCCAAACGGTTTTTCGCAACGGCTTCCGCAACCGCCGGGACGATCGACAGTGTCACCGCCGTAGCGAAGGAAACGGCAAATTGGATGAGCGAATCCCCGCGGTCATAAATACCTTTTAATTGGGCGGCGGACTCCTTACTCAACCCACCGGCTATTTCTAGCATATTGGCGACGGTAAACGAATCGGCTAAGCCAAACAGCGGTAAGACAAGTGCCCCTAAGCAAATCGGCAGCGCATAGTACAAAATGCGCTTCACAATTTTGAACGTGGACTCCTGTGCTGAGGGCATGTCAAA is a window from the Numidum massiliense genome containing:
- the mazG gene encoding nucleoside triphosphate pyrophosphohydrolase yields the protein MREKGSLTIVGLGSGDESDLTLEVWRTLQQATHIFLRTARHPVVAYLEREGLRFTAFDDAYEQHAQFADVYEEIVARLFAAAEVDEIVYAVPGHPMVAEQTTQMLIARGETAGIPVEVKGGRSFLEAIFTRLNVDPIDGFQLLDALTLTADACNPRLFTVIAQVYDQLTASDVKLTLMERYPDNTAVIVAHNLGIAGQEHIKRVPLYELDHGFPVSSLSVVAVPPVPDDVYIERDFRDLVRIISVLRGPDGCPWDQQQTHESLRKYLLEETAEFLEAVHEGDADKMCDELGDVLLQVVLHAQIAAEAETFAIDDVVASISAKMIRRHPHVFAGESAADVADVRRNWQVIKQAEKEMEALQRGEKRTKTEGRSFAEAAGPGRTPTERESKGMRSIAVSLPRELPTLTRAETLQKRAAETGFDWNDIRPVAEKVREELVECLTASPEEVELEVGDLLFAAANLARFLDVDPELALRRANDKFIARYDAMTKLAREEGRTFSELSPSEQERLWQTVKKAEAAH
- a CDS encoding putative polysaccharide biosynthesis protein; translation: MKAQSFVKGAAILAAAAFFTRFLGLIYKVPYQNITGDTGLFIYQQVYPLYSTILVLATAGFNIAVSKIVSERLTLGDPFGAKRVFRVSAVVLSGTGVLFFCVLFFGAPRIAAWMGNAELLTLPIKSVSFALLIVPVMSVIRGYFQGHQNMVPTAMSQVVEQIVRVITIVTLAYWFMASGMGVVYAGAGAVFGAVTGAIAGLITLLIYWHRNEQMQREIAVTATTFDMPSAQESTFKIVKRILYYALPICLGALVLPLFGLADSFTVANMLEIAGGLSKESAAQLKGIYDRGDSLIQFAVSFATAVTLSIVPAVAEAVAKNRLDLVQHRSDLALRLTYMFGLPASVGLAVIIVPTNIMIYTNDSGSGTLAVLAFATVFSTLNMTSAGILQGVGLVLLPARNLLLGVGVKVLLNLLLIGPLGITGAAIATVIAYAFAAFLNYVSLVKHVHLRIAWRDYIKPLLPVALMAVAVYTSMRASRALFLGFISSERIAMLGTVCVALVVGAVVYALALFRSGAISREDLQSVPSLGRRAIPLLERLRLLK